Proteins encoded within one genomic window of Pigmentiphaga sp. H8:
- a CDS encoding SlyX family protein: MPDTPAPQRLMEVEIKLAFMEDLVEQLNELVYRQQQQIDALARELARVREQSTQGPAAPASLRDEIPPHY; encoded by the coding sequence ATGCCCGACACGCCCGCCCCCCAGCGACTGATGGAAGTCGAGATCAAGCTCGCCTTCATGGAAGACCTGGTCGAGCAATTGAACGAACTGGTCTACCGGCAGCAGCAACAGATCGATGCGCTGGCGCGCGAGCTGGCCCGGGTCCGGGAACAGAGCACGCAGGGACCGGCCGCGCCGGCATCACTGCGCGACGAGATCCCTCCGCACTACTGA
- the recR gene encoding recombination mediator RecR, giving the protein MAGDRFVGPAPLSVLVDALKRLPGVGAKSAQRMAYHLLQHDPHGARMLGQALGDAVDRLRHCVRCNTFTESEICETCASPRRDASLLCVVETPADQNMIEASHSYNGLYFVLMGRLSPLEGVGPHEIGFDRLLERATDGQVREVILATNFTTEGETTAHYLAELLRAQGLGVTRLARGVPAGSELEYVDAGTIAWALMDRRAP; this is encoded by the coding sequence ATGGCAGGCGATCGATTCGTCGGACCGGCGCCGCTGTCGGTACTGGTCGATGCCCTCAAGCGCTTGCCGGGGGTAGGCGCCAAGTCGGCGCAGCGCATGGCCTATCACCTGCTGCAGCACGACCCGCACGGCGCCCGCATGCTGGGCCAGGCCCTGGGCGACGCCGTCGACCGGCTGCGCCATTGCGTGCGCTGCAATACCTTCACCGAGTCCGAGATCTGCGAAACCTGCGCCAGCCCGCGCCGCGACGCCAGCCTGCTGTGCGTGGTCGAGACGCCGGCCGACCAGAACATGATCGAGGCCAGCCACAGCTACAACGGGCTGTATTTCGTCCTGATGGGCCGGCTGTCCCCGCTCGAGGGCGTGGGGCCGCACGAGATCGGTTTCGACCGCCTGCTCGAGCGTGCCACCGACGGCCAGGTCAGGGAAGTCATCCTGGCCACCAATTTCACGACCGAAGGCGAGACCACCGCCCACTATCTGGCCGAGCTGCTGCGCGCGCAGGGCCTGGGCGTGACCCGGCTGGCGCGCGGGGTGCCCGCCGGCAGCGAGCTGGAATACGTCGATGCCGGCACCATCGCCTGGGCGCTGATGGACCGCCGCGCGCCGTAG
- a CDS encoding YbaB/EbfC family nucleoid-associated protein, producing MMKGQLAGLMRQAQQMQENMKKAQEALADMLVEGVSGGGLVKVTMSCRNDVKRVAIDPSLLADDKDMLEDLVAAALNDALRKAEATSQEKMSALTAGLPLPPGMKLPF from the coding sequence ATGATGAAAGGACAGCTTGCCGGCCTGATGCGCCAGGCGCAGCAGATGCAGGAAAACATGAAGAAGGCGCAGGAAGCGCTGGCCGACATGCTCGTCGAAGGCGTCTCCGGCGGCGGACTGGTCAAGGTGACCATGTCCTGCCGCAACGACGTCAAGCGCGTCGCCATCGATCCCAGCCTGCTGGCCGACGACAAGGACATGCTGGAGGATCTCGTGGCGGCCGCGCTCAACGACGCGCTGCGCAAGGCCGAAGCCACGAGCCAGGAGAAGATGTCCGCGCTGACCGCCGGCCTGCCCCTGCCTCCGGGCATGAAGCTGCCTTTCTGA